In Triticum aestivum cultivar Chinese Spring chromosome 5B, IWGSC CS RefSeq v2.1, whole genome shotgun sequence, the following proteins share a genomic window:
- the LOC123114926 gene encoding BON1-associated protein 2-like: MALKGRSSFAKQPRKSWRAKLMTLEVTVLSAEKVVTGWLWRRPLDRDAFAAVNTDSSSARTGFNDEDGDCNGYPYWGEAVRVTVPKQSRTIDVEIYRQRGDGRQEFVAAALVPVADFRAGPPGHLHCLSYRLFDTGLMMETRNGIVNITVKRLDGAQASATAGEGKGAKAAEDATKLH; the protein is encoded by the coding sequence ATGGCGCTCAAGGGGCGGTCGTCGTTCGCGAAGCAGCCGCGGAAGTCGTGGCGCGCGAAGCTGATGACCCTGGAGGTGACCGTACTATCGGCGGAGAAGGTCGTCACGGGGTGGCTCTGGCGCCGCCCGCTGGATCGCGACGCGTTCGCCGCGGTCAACACAGACTCGTCGTCCGCCCGTACCGGCTTCAACGACGAGGACGGCGACTGCAATGGGTACCCCTACTGGGGCGAGGCCGTGCGCGTGACGGTGCCGAAGCAGTCGAGGACGATCGACGTGGAGATCTACCGCCAGAGGGGCGACGGCCGGCAGGAGTTCGTGGCAGCGGCGCTCGTGCCCGTCGCGGACTtccgcgccggcccgccgggccacCTGCATTGCCTCAGCTACCGGCTGTTTGACACCGGGCTCATGATGGAGACCCGTAACGGCATCGTCAACATCACCGTCAAGAGGCTCGACGGCGCGCAGGCCAGTGCGACGGCGGGCGAAGGGAAAGGCGCGAAGGCTGCGGAGGATGCCACCAAGttgcattag